A region of Subtercola boreus DNA encodes the following proteins:
- a CDS encoding TetR/AcrR family transcriptional regulator, whose amino-acid sequence MTTQNETTTSRERLGVTTDADDDLVRSGRDSAATRRALVRAARRRFATDGYRAATVRQIAADAGVNVALINRYFVSKEGLFEACMLRTSDELDTQTPARTSDIDWVVARLVEHAVNAPNGDDPLQLLLLLRSSGDENADRIRRRTLEHFTRRLAMAAGWNADDPASAPILLRAQLAIATMLGVVMLRTSAAVEPVASAGAADLAGPLSQLFSTLLAGNDA is encoded by the coding sequence ATGACTACTCAGAACGAGACGACGACGTCGCGTGAGCGGCTGGGCGTCACAACCGACGCTGATGACGACCTGGTGCGGTCGGGCAGGGACTCCGCCGCCACTCGGCGAGCCCTCGTGCGCGCCGCCCGGAGACGCTTCGCAACCGACGGGTACCGCGCGGCGACGGTGCGCCAGATCGCTGCGGATGCCGGCGTGAACGTCGCCCTGATCAACCGTTACTTCGTGTCGAAGGAGGGCCTCTTCGAGGCCTGCATGCTTCGCACCTCTGACGAGCTCGACACCCAGACCCCCGCACGCACCTCCGACATCGACTGGGTCGTCGCGCGGCTCGTCGAGCACGCGGTGAACGCCCCGAACGGCGACGACCCCCTGCAACTGCTCCTGCTGCTGCGTTCCTCGGGAGACGAGAACGCGGACCGGATCCGTCGTCGCACCCTCGAACACTTCACGCGGCGGCTCGCGATGGCGGCCGGCTGGAACGCCGACGATCCCGCTTCCGCGCCCATTCTGTTGCGCGCGCAGCTCGCGATCGCGACGATGCTCGGCGTGGTGATGCTGCGCACCTCAGCGGCCGTCGAGCCGGTCGCCTCCGCGGGTGCCGCAGACCTGGCTGGCCCGCTCAGTCAGCTCTTCAGCACGCTGCTCGCGGGCAACGACGCCTAG
- the serS gene encoding serine--tRNA ligase → MIDPVLLRENPDLIRQSQAARGDSVELVDAALAADSERRTAIGEYDNLRASQNLFGKRVAAAPKDEKKALVAEAQSLAASVKEANQRVQDAELSFSELVGAIANPVLPGVPSGGEENFITLREVGERPTFDFEPRDHVEIAELVGAFDLTRGAKVSGARFYFLTGIGARLELALMNLALQKALDAGFTPMITPTLVRPEIMRGTGFLGEHADEIYYLPADDLYLTGTSEVALAGFHSDEILDLTDGPYRYAGWSTCYRREAGSGGRDTRGILRVHQFNKLEMFSYVLPEDAEAEHLRLLGYQEELLTSLGLNYRVIDVAAGDLGSSAARKYDIEAWVPTQGTFRELTSTSNCTTYQARRLDTRYRTESGKTAPVATLNGTLATTRWIVAILETHQQADGSVRVPEVLRPYLGGLEVIEPLNGRRP, encoded by the coding sequence GTGATCGATCCAGTACTCCTGCGCGAGAATCCCGACCTCATCCGCCAGTCCCAGGCTGCCCGAGGCGATTCGGTCGAGCTCGTCGACGCTGCGCTGGCCGCGGATTCCGAGCGTCGCACCGCCATCGGCGAGTACGACAACCTCCGTGCCTCGCAGAACCTCTTCGGCAAGCGGGTCGCCGCCGCACCCAAAGACGAGAAGAAGGCGCTGGTCGCCGAGGCGCAGTCGCTTGCCGCGAGCGTCAAAGAGGCGAACCAGCGGGTGCAGGATGCCGAACTGAGCTTCAGCGAGCTCGTCGGCGCCATCGCCAACCCCGTGCTGCCGGGCGTACCGTCGGGTGGCGAGGAGAACTTCATCACGCTGCGCGAGGTCGGCGAACGCCCGACGTTCGACTTCGAACCGCGAGACCACGTCGAGATCGCAGAGCTGGTCGGAGCCTTCGACCTCACCCGCGGGGCGAAGGTCAGCGGAGCGCGCTTCTACTTCCTCACCGGCATCGGTGCGCGCCTCGAACTCGCGTTGATGAACCTGGCGCTGCAGAAGGCGCTCGACGCGGGCTTCACCCCCATGATCACGCCGACGCTGGTGCGCCCCGAGATCATGCGCGGCACCGGCTTCCTCGGCGAGCACGCCGACGAGATCTACTACCTCCCGGCCGACGACCTCTACCTCACGGGAACCAGCGAGGTGGCGCTCGCGGGATTCCACTCCGACGAGATCCTCGACCTGACCGACGGGCCGTACCGGTACGCCGGCTGGTCGACCTGCTACCGCCGTGAGGCGGGCTCTGGCGGAAGGGACACCCGCGGCATCCTGCGCGTTCACCAGTTCAACAAGCTGGAGATGTTTTCGTACGTGTTGCCCGAAGACGCCGAGGCCGAACATCTGCGTCTGCTGGGGTACCAGGAGGAGTTGCTCACCTCGCTCGGCCTCAACTACCGCGTCATCGACGTGGCGGCCGGCGACCTCGGCTCCTCGGCGGCGCGCAAGTACGACATCGAGGCGTGGGTGCCGACGCAGGGCACGTTCCGCGAGCTGACGTCGACGTCGAACTGCACCACGTACCAGGCGCGGCGACTGGATACCCGTTACCGCACGGAATCGGGCAAGACGGCCCCCGTGGCGACGCTGAACGGCACGCTCGCGACGACCCGGTGGATCGTGGCCATCCTCGAGACGCACCAGCAGGCGGACGGGTCCGTGCGCGTGCCGGAGGTGCTGCGACCCTATCTCGGCGGCCTCGAGGTCATCGAACCGCTGAACGGGCGCCGCCCGTGA
- a CDS encoding putative Ig domain-containing protein: protein MNRIPLIAVPALCALLLVGGASASAVTGTPVVTDPLVTLAGSAPTAVVPAANGGFFALNSGLDSVIEYNAAGQQVGAKATALLPVGSKSSAMVSDLFGSLYVANPGGAKPSVSRVDIKTGAITPFSLPAADVPVSLAISSTRDVFVTKKNDEVTRITPADVVTLAFAKLPAGSDPRGVVTDAAGNVYTANHGSNTISKITPMGDVSVYATLGAGAGPTGLAITPKGILWVSDEVSDTVLSFDTSKPANTPPLGTFNLPPAAHPVALRVDEFDNLFVADSGTNAISVIVPGNPKPQPVTGVSSSPVALAISSDNKLLVASKDGNAISSISLETKIGTSTIGPLTVGTAFAGTATATGVGDITFSSPDLPAWLKLDPSTGALTGTPTASGASSFTLRALSSVGRSDARTVTFDVAAAVVTPTPTPTPAPTTGGGTGGQGAGTGSGSGSSGPGSAGSGGHGTGSLASTGADDVAPWGLAGSVLTFLGLGALVLSSRRRARSEA from the coding sequence ATGAACCGGATTCCCCTTATTGCCGTCCCTGCGCTCTGCGCGTTGTTGCTCGTCGGCGGAGCTTCTGCCTCTGCTGTGACCGGTACCCCGGTCGTGACCGATCCGCTGGTGACGCTGGCCGGTTCGGCGCCCACGGCGGTCGTGCCTGCCGCCAACGGTGGGTTCTTCGCCCTCAACAGCGGGCTCGACAGCGTGATCGAGTACAACGCGGCCGGCCAGCAGGTCGGGGCGAAGGCCACGGCGCTGCTTCCGGTCGGGTCGAAGTCGAGTGCGATGGTGAGCGACCTGTTCGGGTCGCTCTACGTGGCGAACCCCGGTGGGGCCAAGCCTTCGGTGTCTCGGGTCGACATCAAGACCGGCGCGATCACACCCTTCTCGCTGCCGGCGGCGGATGTGCCCGTCTCGCTGGCGATCAGTTCCACACGTGACGTCTTCGTGACGAAGAAGAACGACGAGGTGACGCGCATCACTCCGGCCGACGTGGTGACCCTGGCGTTCGCCAAACTTCCGGCCGGATCCGACCCACGGGGAGTGGTCACGGATGCTGCTGGCAACGTCTACACGGCCAACCATGGCAGCAATACGATCTCGAAGATCACTCCGATGGGCGACGTCTCTGTGTACGCGACCCTCGGCGCGGGCGCTGGTCCGACCGGTCTCGCCATCACGCCAAAGGGGATCCTCTGGGTGTCGGACGAGGTCAGCGACACAGTCCTGTCGTTCGACACGTCGAAGCCGGCAAACACACCGCCTCTCGGCACCTTTAACCTTCCGCCCGCCGCGCACCCGGTCGCGCTGCGGGTCGACGAGTTTGACAATCTCTTCGTTGCCGACTCGGGCACCAATGCCATCAGCGTGATCGTTCCCGGGAATCCGAAGCCGCAACCCGTCACGGGCGTGAGTTCCTCTCCGGTGGCGCTGGCGATCTCGAGCGACAACAAGCTCCTCGTTGCGAGCAAGGATGGCAATGCGATCTCGTCGATCAGCCTGGAGACCAAGATCGGCACCTCGACCATCGGGCCGCTGACGGTGGGGACAGCGTTCGCGGGTACGGCCACGGCGACCGGCGTCGGCGACATCACGTTCTCATCCCCTGACCTCCCGGCGTGGCTCAAGCTCGACCCCTCGACGGGTGCGCTCACAGGCACGCCCACCGCGTCGGGCGCATCGTCGTTCACGCTCCGCGCCCTGTCGAGCGTCGGCAGAAGCGACGCCCGCACGGTGACGTTCGACGTTGCCGCTGCGGTCGTCACCCCGACACCGACTCCGACGCCCGCACCCACCACGGGTGGCGGCACGGGTGGCCAGGGTGCGGGCACCGGTTCGGGTTCAGGTTCCTCAGGCCCGGGTTCGGCTGGTTCGGGCGGCCACGGCACCGGTTCGCTGGCCAGCACCGGCGCCGATGATGTGGCTCCGTGGGGTCTCGCGGGTTCCGTCCTGACGTTCCTCGGCCTCGGAGCGCTCGTGCTGTCCTCTCGTCGCCGCGCCCGAAGCGAAGCGTGA
- a CDS encoding diacylglycerol/lipid kinase family protein: MAVAEHPAGEASAASAAKRAAVVFNPIKVDAAKLREAVGRQAKASGWGETLWYETTVEDAGQLVTATAIADGADVVMAAGGDGTVRAVAEALRGSGVPLALLPSGTGNLLARNLDLTMDFDEGIGLMFTGYDRNIDVGVIEIGRPGSAETSTHVFLVIAGLGIDAKMIANTNSKLKKAVGWLAYVDGGIRALPELHSIKMDVSIDGEEPWRSVSSHSVMAGNCGLLPGGILLMPDAKPDDGVLDFMALRPQGPFGWIRAWNKVTLENGVLAKSAAGRRLIEISPEVKDVVYAQGTDLRLKLESPQEIQLDGDEFGAASELHIRVDPGALKVRV; the protein is encoded by the coding sequence GTGGCCGTCGCAGAGCATCCCGCAGGAGAGGCGTCGGCCGCGTCAGCAGCCAAGCGCGCGGCCGTTGTGTTCAATCCGATCAAGGTCGACGCCGCGAAGCTGCGTGAGGCTGTCGGACGTCAGGCGAAAGCCTCCGGTTGGGGCGAGACGCTCTGGTACGAGACGACTGTCGAGGATGCCGGACAGCTCGTCACCGCGACAGCGATCGCCGACGGGGCGGATGTCGTCATGGCCGCGGGCGGTGACGGCACCGTGCGCGCCGTGGCCGAGGCGCTCCGCGGATCAGGCGTTCCCCTCGCCCTCCTGCCGTCGGGCACCGGCAACCTCCTCGCGCGGAACCTCGACCTCACGATGGACTTCGACGAGGGCATCGGCCTGATGTTCACGGGCTACGACCGCAATATCGACGTGGGGGTGATCGAGATCGGCCGGCCGGGTTCCGCCGAGACATCCACTCACGTGTTCCTGGTCATCGCCGGGCTCGGGATCGACGCCAAGATGATCGCGAACACCAACTCGAAGCTCAAGAAGGCTGTCGGTTGGCTCGCTTACGTCGACGGCGGCATTCGCGCGCTCCCTGAGCTGCACTCCATCAAGATGGACGTGTCGATCGACGGCGAGGAGCCGTGGCGCTCCGTCTCGTCGCATTCGGTGATGGCCGGCAACTGCGGGCTGCTCCCCGGCGGCATCCTGCTGATGCCCGACGCGAAACCCGACGACGGGGTGCTCGACTTCATGGCGCTGCGACCGCAGGGGCCGTTCGGCTGGATCCGCGCCTGGAACAAGGTCACCCTCGAGAACGGTGTGCTGGCGAAGTCCGCGGCCGGGCGGCGGCTCATCGAGATCTCGCCCGAGGTCAAAGACGTGGTCTACGCGCAGGGCACCGACCTGCGGCTGAAACTCGAGTCGCCGCAGGAGATCCAGCTCGACGGCGACGAGTTCGGCGCGGCATCCGAGCTGCACATCCGCGTCGACCCCGGCGCCCTGAAGGTGCGGGTCTAG
- a CDS encoding MFS transporter: protein MSVLTQNPATGSIPTAKVPRKRGTAIILFLSLGGLSFAVLQSLVAPALGTIGADLGVATTDASWVLTAYLLSASVLTPILGRLGDMVGKRRVIIVVLALLLVGTVLAALAPNLGVLIVARVLQGAAGAVMPLSIGIVRDELPKERVSVTIGLLSAIFGIGAGVGIVAAGPIVEALSWHWLFWLPAVLVAIALLGAIFGIPESPVRTPGRLDLIGTAILSVGLVSLLLAIGEGQKWGWGDFKTVGLLILGAVALVVFVLVELRVKEPLIDMRLFKHRGVWTAHIVALAFGFAMFGTFILVPTLLQLPTVLGYGFGKSVSEAGLYLLPTVVAMVVSGVVAGILIRRIGPKIPMIVGGIAVTIAFLIPALGHAETWQILVSGILTGIGIGMALAATSNAIVESVPAAQTGEAISANTVIRTVGSSVGTAVIAALISSNVTAQGAPTDAAFTIGFWASAGVGVLAIIAAIVAPSVRARRTEAAAAGVDDFAELGAPEK, encoded by the coding sequence ATGTCCGTCTTGACCCAGAACCCGGCCACGGGTTCGATTCCGACCGCAAAGGTGCCGCGCAAGCGCGGCACCGCGATCATCCTGTTCCTCTCGCTCGGCGGCCTCTCGTTCGCCGTGCTGCAGTCCCTCGTCGCTCCCGCGCTCGGCACGATCGGCGCCGACCTCGGCGTCGCGACCACCGATGCCAGCTGGGTGCTGACCGCCTACCTGCTCTCCGCCAGCGTGCTGACTCCGATCCTCGGCCGACTCGGTGACATGGTCGGAAAGCGCCGGGTCATCATCGTCGTTCTCGCGCTGCTGCTGGTCGGAACGGTGTTGGCGGCCCTCGCGCCGAACCTGGGTGTGCTGATCGTGGCGCGGGTGCTGCAGGGAGCGGCTGGCGCGGTGATGCCCCTCTCGATCGGCATCGTGCGTGACGAGCTGCCGAAGGAGCGCGTCAGCGTCACCATCGGTCTGCTCTCCGCGATCTTCGGCATCGGGGCGGGCGTCGGCATCGTCGCCGCCGGGCCCATCGTCGAGGCGCTGTCGTGGCACTGGCTGTTCTGGCTCCCGGCGGTGCTTGTCGCGATCGCGCTGCTCGGTGCGATCTTCGGCATTCCCGAGTCGCCGGTGCGCACACCCGGCCGGCTCGATCTGATCGGCACGGCCATCCTCTCGGTCGGCCTCGTTTCGCTGCTGCTGGCGATCGGTGAGGGCCAGAAGTGGGGCTGGGGCGACTTCAAGACGGTCGGCCTGCTCATCCTCGGAGCGGTCGCGCTCGTGGTGTTCGTGCTGGTCGAGCTCCGCGTCAAGGAGCCGCTGATCGACATGCGCCTCTTCAAGCACCGCGGTGTGTGGACCGCGCACATCGTCGCCCTGGCCTTCGGTTTCGCGATGTTCGGCACGTTCATCCTCGTGCCGACCCTGCTGCAGCTTCCGACGGTGCTCGGCTACGGGTTCGGCAAGTCGGTCAGCGAGGCGGGTCTCTACCTGCTGCCGACCGTCGTCGCCATGGTGGTCTCCGGTGTGGTCGCCGGCATCCTGATCCGCCGGATCGGGCCGAAGATCCCGATGATCGTCGGCGGAATCGCGGTGACCATCGCGTTCTTGATCCCCGCGCTCGGTCACGCGGAGACGTGGCAGATCCTCGTCTCGGGCATCCTCACGGGCATCGGCATCGGGATGGCGCTCGCCGCGACCTCCAACGCGATCGTCGAGAGTGTGCCGGCCGCGCAGACGGGTGAGGCGATCAGCGCGAACACGGTCATCCGCACCGTCGGCAGCAGTGTCGGAACGGCCGTCATCGCTGCGCTCATCTCGAGTAACGTCACCGCGCAGGGTGCGCCCACCGACGCCGCCTTCACGATCGGGTTCTGGGCCTCGGCAGGCGTGGGAGTGCTGGCGATCATCGCCGCGATCGTCGCCCCGTCGGTTCGTGCGCGCCGCACGGAGGCCGCTGCGGCCGGGGTGGATGACTTCGCAGAACTCGGAGCGCCGGAGAAGTAG
- a CDS encoding HAD family hydrolase, which yields MSAGPDIPFDDADEAAAEVEAGDVPMVDDTVVASAHPERADFAARPGQIDLPRDAVEDAPGSAGHPETNPTNVDRWLVALDIDGTVLHEDGSISDGVIDQIARLTGLGHEVMLATGRSVAATLPILDLLGITPTYVVCSNGAITLQRDTDAPLGYRREIVETFNPGAVLTQIRSHLANGQYAVEDAEGYFRYTGEFPDAARNIGGEAVSFEDLLDVEATRVVVISPGHDMEDFLAIVETMGLHRVSYSVGWTAWLDIAPDGVNKSTALERVRQLLGIPASRVLVAGDGRNDIEMLTWAAVSGRAVAMGQAPDDVKAAASEVTSSIDDDGLAKALATLD from the coding sequence GTGAGCGCCGGCCCCGACATCCCGTTCGACGACGCAGACGAGGCGGCCGCCGAGGTCGAAGCAGGCGATGTGCCGATGGTCGACGACACCGTCGTGGCCAGCGCGCACCCCGAGCGGGCCGATTTCGCAGCACGCCCGGGGCAGATCGACCTGCCCCGTGACGCGGTGGAGGACGCCCCGGGTTCTGCCGGTCATCCGGAGACCAACCCCACGAACGTCGACCGCTGGCTCGTCGCGCTCGACATCGACGGCACGGTGCTGCATGAAGACGGGTCGATCTCCGACGGCGTGATCGACCAGATCGCGCGCCTCACCGGCCTCGGCCACGAGGTGATGCTCGCCACCGGCCGTTCGGTCGCTGCGACGCTGCCCATCCTCGACCTGCTCGGTATCACGCCGACCTACGTGGTCTGCTCGAACGGTGCCATCACTCTGCAGCGTGACACGGATGCTCCGCTCGGCTATCGGCGCGAGATCGTCGAGACGTTCAATCCCGGTGCGGTGCTGACGCAGATCCGCTCGCACCTGGCGAACGGGCAGTATGCGGTCGAGGATGCGGAAGGCTACTTCCGCTACACCGGTGAGTTCCCGGATGCCGCACGGAACATCGGCGGCGAGGCCGTCTCGTTCGAAGACCTGCTCGACGTCGAGGCGACCCGGGTGGTCGTGATCTCGCCCGGACACGACATGGAGGACTTCCTCGCGATCGTCGAGACCATGGGCCTGCACCGCGTCTCGTACTCGGTCGGCTGGACCGCGTGGCTCGACATCGCGCCCGACGGCGTCAACAAGTCGACAGCGCTCGAGCGCGTGCGGCAGTTGCTCGGCATCCCGGCCTCGCGGGTGCTCGTGGCCGGCGACGGGCGCAACGACATCGAGATGCTGACGTGGGCTGCGGTCTCAGGGCGTGCTGTCGCCATGGGGCAGGCACCCGATGACGTAAAGGCTGCGGCCTCGGAGGTGACGTCGTCGATCGACGATGACGGGCTGGCGAAGGCGCTCGCGACGCTCGACTGA
- a CDS encoding Ig-like domain-containing protein codes for MSAWEVLNNPLLFPTSDANYDCTPSVNGSNLCARATDKTPAPGIAGSTLKQLKDEAHRGSVLSWTEDDTVNCMSVLQCFKTTVVFPKFIAEAIYTYGNNGELNTPDVFWYNTDGKGAGNGGSYIGMSRGFLTTEAVNAALEPAGSASVSSTISPGSVVTKGGRADYTATVWADTAGSSVVRLHLDGLKDPVEGKVPSDWIRFPSNDASTINYLVPHMNAGDVQTATLHFTIDGYRGVGVTATANDASSRSEVSVTPEAPVCTTPDTADGNPIAVGGSQPTVLEGLHCSVASDSTLDVWVPAGRDIKKLSVSGDQIRYVPANEAFRGEETIYLMARNEGGIASAPIPITVNVVDKAAPVDDEYTVKMEERTTLDAAHGLMANDMFPGGAAAWTVVSNGVEADGAIRIGDHGELTIEPGRHFTGDLTFEYKLAAAHGQGTDTATVTIHVVE; via the coding sequence ATGAGCGCCTGGGAGGTGCTCAACAATCCGCTGCTGTTTCCGACGTCTGATGCCAACTACGACTGCACCCCATCCGTGAACGGATCTAACCTCTGTGCGCGGGCGACCGACAAGACTCCCGCGCCCGGCATCGCCGGCTCAACCTTGAAGCAGCTCAAGGATGAGGCTCATCGCGGAAGCGTCCTCAGCTGGACCGAGGATGACACCGTGAACTGCATGAGTGTGCTGCAGTGTTTCAAGACCACAGTTGTCTTTCCGAAATTCATCGCCGAGGCGATCTACACATACGGCAACAATGGCGAACTCAACACGCCGGACGTCTTCTGGTACAACACGGATGGCAAAGGGGCAGGCAACGGAGGCTCCTACATCGGGATGTCGCGGGGATTTCTCACGACCGAGGCCGTCAATGCGGCACTCGAACCAGCAGGCTCAGCGTCAGTGTCTTCGACGATTTCACCCGGATCGGTCGTCACGAAGGGCGGCCGGGCCGACTACACGGCTACGGTGTGGGCCGACACCGCCGGCTCCAGCGTGGTGCGTCTCCACTTGGACGGGTTGAAGGATCCTGTGGAAGGCAAAGTGCCGTCCGATTGGATCCGGTTCCCCTCCAACGACGCGTCGACGATCAACTACCTGGTGCCACACATGAATGCGGGCGACGTTCAGACTGCGACGCTGCATTTCACGATCGACGGATACCGAGGTGTCGGTGTCACTGCGACCGCCAATGACGCATCCTCCCGCTCTGAGGTGTCGGTGACCCCGGAAGCACCGGTGTGCACGACGCCGGACACGGCCGACGGCAACCCGATCGCGGTCGGCGGGTCGCAGCCCACGGTTCTCGAGGGGCTGCACTGCTCGGTCGCGTCGGACTCGACGCTCGACGTCTGGGTGCCGGCCGGGCGCGACATCAAGAAGCTCAGCGTGTCGGGCGACCAGATCCGGTACGTGCCTGCCAACGAGGCCTTCCGCGGCGAAGAGACCATCTACCTGATGGCCCGCAATGAGGGTGGCATCGCGAGCGCCCCGATCCCGATCACCGTGAACGTTGTCGACAAGGCCGCACCCGTCGACGACGAGTACACGGTGAAGATGGAGGAGCGCACGACTCTGGATGCCGCACACGGCCTCATGGCGAATGACATGTTCCCGGGCGGCGCCGCCGCATGGACCGTGGTCAGCAACGGTGTCGAGGCTGACGGCGCGATCCGGATCGGCGATCACGGGGAACTCACGATCGAGCCGGGCCGCCACTTCACGGGCGACCTCACCTTCGAGTACAAACTGGCCGCGGCTCACGGGCAGGGCACCGATACGGCAACCGTCACCATCCACGTCGTCGAGTAG
- the pheA gene encoding prephenate dehydratase — protein MPDSPPATRTYSYLGPTGTFTEAALAQVPEAAGQVWKSVNNVGEAFDDVTSGRSVAAMIAIENSVEGGVSATQDALASIPNLRIVGEYLVRVQFALVARPGIELKDVNVVNAHPVAYAQCRGWLEANLPAHGHIPSTSNVASALALFENDLADAAIAPPRIVDHHELNVLAENIGDNQNAVTRFVLVSRTNRLPEPTGADKTSIIAELPADRSGALLELLEQFSTRGVNLSLLQSRPIGDALGRYRFIIDADGHILDERVADALLGVRRFSPRVIFLGSYPRADRAQVEYVDRYDDGVFIEARDWLRSLVSGEPGA, from the coding sequence ATGCCAGACAGCCCGCCCGCAACACGCACCTACAGCTACCTCGGCCCCACCGGCACCTTCACCGAGGCGGCTCTCGCCCAGGTTCCGGAGGCCGCGGGCCAGGTGTGGAAGAGCGTCAATAACGTGGGGGAGGCGTTCGACGACGTGACGTCAGGTCGCAGTGTCGCCGCGATGATCGCGATCGAGAACTCCGTCGAGGGCGGTGTGAGCGCCACGCAGGACGCGCTGGCGAGCATCCCGAACCTCCGCATCGTCGGCGAATACCTGGTCAGGGTGCAGTTCGCGCTCGTCGCCCGGCCCGGGATCGAGTTGAAGGACGTGAACGTCGTCAACGCACATCCGGTCGCCTACGCCCAGTGCCGCGGCTGGCTGGAGGCGAACCTGCCGGCGCACGGGCACATTCCGTCGACCTCGAACGTCGCCAGCGCGCTCGCCCTGTTCGAGAACGATCTCGCGGATGCCGCGATCGCCCCGCCCCGCATCGTCGACCACCACGAACTGAACGTGCTGGCCGAGAACATCGGCGACAACCAGAACGCGGTCACCCGGTTCGTGCTCGTCAGCCGCACGAACAGGCTGCCCGAGCCGACCGGCGCGGACAAGACCAGCATCATCGCTGAGCTCCCGGCCGACCGCTCGGGCGCTCTACTCGAACTGCTCGAACAGTTCTCGACCCGGGGCGTGAACCTGAGCCTGCTGCAGTCCCGTCCGATCGGCGATGCTCTCGGGCGCTACCGGTTCATCATCGACGCTGACGGTCACATCCTCGACGAGCGGGTCGCGGATGCCCTGCTGGGCGTTCGCCGGTTCAGCCCGCGTGTGATCTTCCTCGGCTCGTATCCGCGTGCCGACCGGGCGCAGGTGGAATATGTGGACCGGTACGACGACGGGGTGTTCATCGAGGCGCGCGACTGGCTGCGGTCGCTGGTGAGCGGCGAACCCGGAGCCTAG
- a CDS encoding helix-turn-helix domain-containing protein: protein MALHFATRDVHATERVALWEQHNARALLSLQCRTLDDEPLDATEANVDLGSLSCARVTATPHVVERTAREIRTSETDGLALYFTLRGESFFYQRDGVHVLRPGTLLICDVNQPFMRGFAGGLEELVLRVPRRLLDTLGGGGPVGRGPATMDFSSRATARPTAHTLAALVSSAMRTQTVDVSGRAAPDAVGSAAVGPAADVEQRAIDLLRSILANDDLHGLAAVRSAAQAALGRRLRDPRVSVRHIADDIGVSERQLSRAFAETGTGPARVLLELRLELADRTLRDPASTLSTVGEVAAACGFSSHSHFTRVYRDRFGMTPAQVRATRADPR, encoded by the coding sequence GTGGCCCTGCATTTCGCGACGCGCGATGTCCACGCGACCGAACGCGTCGCGCTCTGGGAGCAGCACAACGCCCGGGCCCTGCTCAGCCTGCAGTGTCGAACCCTGGACGACGAGCCGCTCGACGCCACCGAAGCGAATGTCGATCTCGGCTCCCTCAGCTGTGCCCGGGTGACGGCGACGCCACACGTGGTCGAGCGCACCGCCCGTGAGATCAGGACGAGCGAAACCGACGGTCTCGCCCTCTACTTCACGCTCCGGGGCGAGTCGTTCTTCTACCAGCGCGACGGCGTGCACGTTCTGCGGCCGGGCACTCTCCTCATCTGCGATGTGAACCAGCCGTTCATGAGGGGTTTCGCCGGCGGGCTCGAAGAGTTGGTGCTCCGCGTGCCCCGTCGCCTGCTCGACACCCTCGGCGGTGGCGGCCCGGTCGGCCGCGGGCCGGCCACGATGGACTTCTCGTCCCGGGCGACGGCCCGCCCCACCGCGCACACGCTCGCCGCGCTGGTGTCGTCCGCGATGAGAACCCAGACAGTGGATGTCTCGGGCAGGGCTGCTCCTGACGCAGTCGGTTCTGCCGCTGTCGGTCCCGCCGCCGACGTCGAGCAGCGTGCCATCGACCTGCTCCGCTCGATCCTGGCGAACGACGACCTGCACGGTCTGGCCGCCGTTCGGAGTGCCGCCCAGGCCGCTCTCGGCCGTCGCCTCCGCGACCCGCGGGTGTCGGTGCGGCACATCGCCGACGACATCGGCGTCAGCGAGCGGCAGTTGTCCCGGGCCTTCGCCGAGACCGGGACAGGGCCCGCCCGGGTTCTTCTCGAACTGCGCCTGGAGCTCGCCGACCGAACGCTGCGCGACCCCGCGTCGACGCTGTCGACCGTCGGCGAAGTGGCGGCCGCGTGCGGCTTCTCCTCCCACTCGCACTTCACGCGCGTCTACCGGGACCGTTTCGGCATGACTCCCGCCCAGGTGCGCGCAACTCGCGCGGATCCACGCTGA